In the Neodiprion virginianus isolate iyNeoVirg1 chromosome 2, iyNeoVirg1.1, whole genome shotgun sequence genome, TACCACAACGTCTCCTATTTTCCCAGAGTCGACGGTCCACAGCCTATTGCACTTGTCCATCTGCAAAGTGGATATCAAGACTGAGATTGACGTGACGATAATCGGTAAGCATCAGTCTGGACTAGAGACATTTGCTTCTACTCACAATAAGCCTGGCAGCAGAGACAATACCGCTGCAATCCGTCGACGTGTGCCAATCCCAACTGGGGTAGGGCGCGAGCAATGGACCCCCGTCACCAGTCTGATTCGAGATCGTTGACAAACTCGCGGGGTTATTGAAGTGTTTTGGGGTTGTTACCAGAATTCGATCCCCCAGGAGATAGCCAATCAGTTATTGCGTCACTTCATAagaaatagtatattgtgtatcAAGGCTGAAAAAGAGGCGTTTTTGAGGAGTGTGAAGTTAGCCGCACAAACGAAGCAAGGGCAGCCTTCACAAGAGTTATATCGCATTCCGCCCGTGGTGCACACAATACTTTTTGTATGACTCGTTTTGAAAACGCGTCATTTCATGCATATGAAGCAGGCGCGTCTCAGGCCAATTCGGAAGAGGGTGGACAAGTTGTTTCCGCCTGGCTCTGGCGAAAAAAAGGTATCTTTCCGCTTTATTTCTATTCACCTGAGTCCGCTTTGTATATGAACAATTTGCACACGATTTTATTCGGCATATCATTATTCGAAACGACGTTATTCGGTTCGTTGTCACAACTTTTGTCCCCGCGGGTATTTTTCGAAACGGGTGATATTTGATGAAGCGTTATTCTACTATGGCATGATTTCACGCAGATTTTATTTCCAATGTTTTGTAGGACATGAATTTCGCTtctatttatgaaaaatatacagtaATTTGACGTTATCTGTGCCATAGTAGACGGTTTCAAAACAAGGTGTGAGTTTGATTTTTGCATCGAATTCACAATGTATTCGAGCAAATCAAATACTGTGGTCCAAAATCAAAAGAACTTTGATGAGTTTTTCTTTGCAGGACGTTAAGAATAGAACCTACGTGCAATCATGCCCTGGAAAAACAACACTGTATCGAATGTTACGCGGTCCAAATACTACCCGTGTGGAATAGATCCTTACCGCATAACGATGTGCAGAATGATACTATACCCGTGTAGAATAGTACCAGTAGTAATATGCTgtgtagaaaaacaaaatcgtaAACAATTTCATCAAGTGTAGAGTGGCTTCGGGCGAAACGTAATGAGGTGAATCGGTCTTTATCCCGTTTACTTATAAAGTGGCAGAAAAATAACAGCAATGAGATCGATTATATCAGATGAACCAATTATTCTATTGAACACCTGAGATTCTCTGGAAATCaagtgtataaattttcgtgTGGTTGTACACGCCGCTCTCGATCGCCTCCTGCTTTTGCGTATCATTCTCCCAGACGTAGTCTACATACTTCCATTGGTACAGAGTTTCAAGTTTAGCGGTCAAAGTCCAACCAACAAAAGTCAATAGAACCATTAGTATGAGATTCATTTTGTATGCGGCTGTTATTGCTATAGCTTATGTTTGAATTTCTGTTACACAGCCACGAACAGCGCAACTGAAACACATGATTTTGAACTAGTCAGTCGATTTCtgtcaatttaattttcacagGTCCGACAAGCTTGTAAAAGATTATGTTATGCTTAGATGTACAATAACTGCCATCCATGCAGTAATAactcttcaatttttgttgaaaattatttgcaatATAGGCAATTAATAAAAATGCGGATTGTCTACCCGCAGATCCATCTTATCTGAGCTAAGGCTAAACTTACATAATGATACATGATTGGATTTTTGAGACGCAATCATGGTTTCCACCGGATAGTTTATTACTCAGGCGAGAATTCACCTGAAATAATTTGCGATCCCTAACCTCCTAGCCTTTTTCCGCAAATCATATATAGGCCCCTTGCCTTACATCTCATCTTCCCGGTAACTTCGTTTCCCCAAGAACCCTCTCTTTATATTAGTACGGCTATGATTACTTTGTACCCTGGCAGAACTTCGAACCAGCTAATTTTTCTTGGGTATCATATCGGTAAGTCTTGCAAGAATGGTCCATGTTGCATCAACgtgattattcaaataaacttcagttgattttttttttttttatatcttgaCTATTATACTACCTATGTATCTGCTTCTACTTAATTCTTTCTCTTTGGCTATAAAATGTTCTCATAAGCTAGAGAGCAATAACTCAGAACGCTGGAAACATTGTGCAGAAAGCAATACTATTCGATCAACAGGagcaaaaattcttttcattttacttggAATCTTTGACAAGGACTGTGACTCGAGCACTGAACATTCTGGAGTTAACTTCATTGAAGCTTTGAGTGacagtgaatatttttaagaaaagATTTATCGATACCGAAAGTCCTCTTTGACCAAATCTTATCCGTACAAGCCAAAATATTGGCAGTATCTGAAATGGATGCCGAATTAAAGTGTCATGTTGGAGACCGGATATCTTAATTCCAAAAAATAGGCCAAATCAGGTTCATCGTACAAtcataattatacaatattctGTAGGATTTTTATTATCGCTTCGTTTTGAAATTACTGAATGTGCTCTGCGTCGagtgattatatttattaacatGGTACATTTTTTCTGCGTAAGTTGTACATTGGGTTAAAGAAGTCTCGTTAAAATTACAATCCATTTCGTTACAAGATGCATTTTTACCAGCTTCGATTATTGCCTTGCGACGGAAAATTAATGATCAGGTCGAAGATTCATTTCTCATGTTTATTCAAACGATACAGCTAGTTATGAAACTTACGTGAAAAATCTGTTCGAGTCAAACTCAATTGGTGAAATCCAACCAAGACTTCTTCTGTGACATCGTTCAATGTTTTTCTCCAGGCTGTTGATTTTCAACTACAACTACTTCTCATTTTGCCACTTATTTATGCATATAATGCCGTCTCCACAGTCGTAAATGATTGTTGTCGACtattaaaatttcactcgtTGCGACTTTAGTGTAGAAACGAATCATGTCAAAGCAGATCCAGATAATCTGgctatattattttttctaaactcACGAATAGCGTGATATTTTTGCAAGACGTGTTCGAATAATTCGTGACCTGTACTTCCAAACTGCACTTTTATCTTGTAACTATAAAGTTCTCGCAGCTTAGAAACATTCTTGATAAATGCAGAGCAACACTCAAGAGCATTAAAGATAATAACGCAAACAACAAAAGTTTTGAACTGGGACGaaaattcatattattttcgttACATATTATTGACTGCTAAAAATTATTTGGATATCACATAAACACTAACTAAGATACGTGTAAAAATAGGTATAATATCGCCCAAAGTATCTGAACATAATTCGAACATTGAGTAATATTTGCAGTCCTTGACGAGAACGTTGACCGAAGCACTAAAGATTCTCAAGTTGCTTTCATTAAAATCTCAAATGccagtatatattttttgaaagttgTTCGTTGAGATACCAACGTCCTGTCTGACCAAATCACAGACGTGTTTTGTAACCTTTAATCTACTTACCAACTGCAATGTACGGTTGTCACAAGCCAGTAACACCTGAACAAACGGATGAGATTAATcctcgaaattcaaaatatctgGATGCCTTTATTTGGGAGTAAAAACTTCGTTTCAGAAGCTCTATTTGGTCTACAATTTAAATGATCGtgatgaaagttttttttccaatacctGGTTCGCAAGTTCGATTTTCGAAGCCCATGGAGCGTGCGTAAAGTGCCCTACTTCCGAAGAGTGCGGTAAAACGATGTTGGCCCTTGCCCGAAACTAGAGTGCTCGATTTTACAGACTAGGGCCTTCTTTGACGGACGCGTACTTCCGAATAACTAAATCTTACGTATTGATCGTAAGTTACCTAACCCTAATTGTATTGCGCGTCTCTTCCTCGAGATCAACTGGTAGTGCCCCTACTTCATACCGATGTCGCCACATATTTCATAGTtatatatcgaaaaaatcggCCCTGCACCTTTGTTTCCTAGATCTAgacattcttcttttttgtgcCGACAAGccacaatcaaaaaataataaataaattaataaagtacacaaaaaacattaaaaatgttCCGGAACCGGAGCAGAAGTACAGATTcgggaaaagaaaacgacgGAGAACTTCtggaaaaacgaataaaacgattggaacgaaaattggcgaagaaaaagtcgaaaaaGAAACGGCATCGCAGGCACGCCTCGTCGTCATCGTCCGACTCGCGCTCGCCGCGAGATTATAACCTCGGAAAGAGAAGACGCGGCTATGAATCCCCGACGAGAAATTGGGAAACTGACAGTTTTTCACGAAATAATATGGAAAATGGTAAGTTGTTTCCCCGCTGTCCTCGAAATCCCCATGAATGGGAGAGGAAAAGGGAAATATTTTGCAGGCTAGGTCGTCTTACCCGTCAAGCGTGATCATTTCGCTGTAGCGATTTAGGCACTCTGCAAGGGCTGTAGCCCTTAGAGAGGAGTTGTAACTCATGCCCAACAAAttggaaaatccaaaacaatgCCACTCGTAAGGTTTCAACCAATCGAGGAAGCTGTAGCGATggcaaaaatgtataaatatatatatgtatatatatatttacacgaaCATTATTGAAACGAAGACGCAACTGTGATGTATCACATAGAAAATATTCCTCATTCATGTATACAGGTCGGGCCTCAGGTTCACAAGCCGACGATACAGCGACCGGGGAAGTACCCGTCGTCGAACCACAGGGAGACGCGAGACGCGCTGAAGACGTCGATCCCACAACTACGAGAGCTGAGACACCACCGAACCCAGGAGTCGATGAGTCAGGGGGCCTGGCAGAAAACGTCCTCAAAGCTATGGGGAAACGGATTGCCCCAGACAGGGTCCTGGGACCGGAACTTCCAAAACCTATCGCAGTGCGATGGGaggaaatattcaaacaagGTCTGCCACCAGAGCTAAAGACGTCAATCATCGAAAAATACCCTCCGCCAAGCAACTGCATGTTCATTGATCCGCCAAAAGTGAATCCCGAGCTAAAAGCGGCCTCAACGGAGGCGGTCGTAAAACGAGATAACCGCATCATCTCAAAACAAGAGAGGATTGCAGCATGCCTTTCCGCTCAAGGAAAAGCTTTGGCAACAATCATAAAAAGGGATAACGATGCCGACCTTGCATTAATAGAATCGATCAGCGACACGGCGAGACTTCTCGCAGATCTTCAACGCGAAGAAACCGCAGTAAGAAAAAGTCTTATCTTAGCGCCGTTAAAAATATCGGTGAAGGACGCACTGCAAAATTCAACAACAGACGAATGGCTATGCGGAAAGGATCTCGAAGATCGGTTGCGGTCAGCCAAAAATTTGGAACGGTCACTTAATGAGCTAAAACCtgcaacaaaaaatcaaacaccaaagaactcaaaaaacttcaagacCCCGCCGCGTTACCAAGCGCAAAAAACACAATCGGGAACGACCGGGGGGCAGAAATACACAGGATTTCAAGCGCAGAAGAAATACCCATCCCAGCGAACACAGCCGAGCCAATCACACCACAAACCGTATCAGCGAAGAGACAACAACTCTCAGAACCGACGTCGGTAAACCTTGTAGGTATCACGGCAGGtagattacaatttttcttaaaaaattggCGAGCAATAACGTCGGATCAAAAGATCCTTTCATGGGTCGACGGATACAAAATACCGTTTTCAGTAACAGTCGAACAAAACAGGGTACCTATCGAACCCGCGCGGTCCCCCtcagaaaaacaagaaacctTAAAACTAATAGACGATCTGCTCAAAAAAGGAGCCATCGCTAAATGTAATCCggcaaaaaatcaattcatctcaaacatttttctacgACCGAAACCCGACGGTTCGAAGCGgttgattataaatttgaagGAACTGAACACTTTCGTCATAACGGAACATTTCAAAATGGAAGACCGGAAAACAGCTCTTAGACTCATAAGCCCTCAGTGCTTTATGGCCACTTTGGACCTTAAAGACGCGTATTACCTGATTCCACTCGCGAAAACACACAGAAAATACATACGGTTCCAGTTAgatcaacaatattttgaatttacatgTTTGCCGTTCGGCCTTAGCGTCGCTCCGTTggtttttacgaaaataatgaaaccaGTAATTTCGCATCTGAGGAAAAGAGGATATTTATCCGTGATATATCTCGAtgactttttactttttggaGACACGTACACCACGTGCCAAGATAACGTCAGAGAGACTTGCAAACTCCTGAAAAAACTAGGATTCattataaacgaaaataaaagtcaAATCACACCGTCCcaacgttgcaaatttttaggGTTTTATTTTGATTCCGTACGATGGACTGTAGAAttaacaaaagagaaaaaagaaagtatcaaagaaaaaagcgCACAGTTGAAAATTCGAGATTCCGTAAAAATTCGGGAATTCGCACAATTCCTCGGTACTTTAGTGTCAGCGTGCTTTGCGGTCAACTACGGCTGGGGCCATACTAAAGCTTTTGAGCGAGCAAAATACTTAGCCCTCAGATCCAACGGGGGAAAATATGAGGGATACATGAAGGTACCGGAAACTCTTTCGCCGGATCTCACCTGGTGGGAATCAAAGATTGAATCCTCAATAAACCCAATTCGAGATTCGAATTTTACTCTTGAGATCTTTTCGGACGCCTCGCTATCGGGATGGGGAGTATTTTGCAAAGGCGAAAGATCTCACGGACACTGGAATGAGAACGAGCGTCTGTCCCATATAAATTACCTCGAGTTATTGGCAGCCTTTTTTGGCCTCAAATGCTTCGCGAAAAACTTAGAAAACCGTCAGATACTCCTTAGAATAGACAATACAACCGCGATCTCGTACATCAATCGAGAAGGAGGAATTCAATACCCCCACTTAAATAAAGTAACAAGAGATATCTGGGAttggtgcgaaaataaaaacatatgGGTATTTGCGTCTTATATAAGTtcaaaaatgaacgtagaagCGGATGTAGAATCCCGCAGATTGGAACCGGAAACCGAATTCGAACTAAAAAACACAACTTTTCGAacgattgttgaaaaattcgggATGCCTGAGATAGACTTATTTGCAAGTCGAAAAAACgcgaaatgcaaaaaatacatttcttgGCGAAGAGACCCTGGGTCTGTAGCGGTAGACGCTTTTACGGTCCCATGGAACCAATATTTCTACGCTTTTCCACCCTTTTCACTAATTTTACGCACACTACAAAAAATCGAACGCGAAGAAGCGCAAGGGATCGTAGTAGTACCAGAGTGGCCAGCTCAACCCTGGTACCCCAAATTTCAGGCAATGCTCGTTGCAGAGCCCATTGTCTTCAAACCTAACATTAACTTAATAATGTGTTCTAACAGGGAACCTCACGCAATTTGGCAGAACATTTCCCTGGTTGCCGGCAAGCTATCGAGCAGGCATTCGCAAAGAGAAAATTACCAGAAACAGCAATCCAGATCATGACATCATCCGTAAGCGAATCGTCGCTTAAACAATATGACGGCGCGTTAAAACGCTGGTGGATCCATTGTTCCGAGAATAACATTTCTCCATACGAAGCAACGGTGTcagatattttaaaattcctCGCAAAAACATACGACACGGGAGCCTCCCATGGGTCGCTCAACACCCTCAGATCCGCAATTTCGCTTATTATCGGGCCGGAAGTGGGACAAGATCACCATATCAAAAGGTTTTTCAAAGCAGTACACAGCTTGAGACCAACAAGACCAAAATACGATTCAATCTGGGAACCAAAGATTGttcttaattatttcaagtctctgccaaaaaatgaaaatctctcGCTGAAAGATTTAACCATGAAACTGATTACCCTGCTAGCCTTAATCACGGGACATAGGATGCAAACATACTCAAAAATAAACGTCGAGAATATTCAAAGAGTGGGAAATGCGTTCGAGATTAGAATCCCGGATCGAATCAAAACTACGGGCGCTAATCGAAAACAGCCGCTATTAATCATACCATTCTACGCGGAAGACGAAAAACTTTGTTCGGCATCAGCCTTACAAAACTATCTGGAGAGAACAAAAACCTCAAGAGGCTCCAAGATAGATCTCTTCCTATCGTTCAAAAAACCATTTCAAGCCGTCTCATCGCAAACCCTGAGTCGATGGGTCAAattaacattgaaaaatagcGGAGTAAATACGGACAAATTTACAGCACACAGCACACGCCACGCATCCACGTCTGCAGCGAAAAGAAACAACATCGATATAGAAACGATAAGAAAAACTGCAGGCTGGACAACGGGATCTGAAACCttcgcaaaattttatcatttaaatGTCAGTAGAGATAAGGATTCTTATGCACGAGCGATCTTGAACTCGCAATAACATTAGTAGTGTTAAGACACAACGTATAACACAaaactaataaataatattggtTGCCGTTATTAGCTTTAAACATCTACCAGTTGATCTCGAGGAAGAGACGCGCAATACAATTAAATGATTAAACGAACTTACCAAGTGAAGTTCTATCATAATTGTATGAAGCGCCTCTTCCGAGATGATCAACACCCACCCAAAATACCCATCTAATAAACGATTACATACCCCTAATACAACGGCAACGCTTTCAAAGAATGTCTAGATCTAGGAAACAAAGGTGCAGGGccgattttttcgatatataACTATGAAATATGTGGCGACATCGGTATGAAGTAGGGGCACTACCAGTTGATCATCTCGGAAGAGGCGCTTCATACAATTATGATAGAACTTCACTTGGTAAGTTCGtttaatcatttaattttacGCGCTGTCAGTAGCACGTTGTTCTCCTCAATCCAAACTTCCCTCGATTTGATGATCCAGTGATTAGCTTACCTTGAATCATCATGAACCGTGCTAATGTTGAAAATAGACAACAGAAACGTACCACATTTTGGTAATAACCTACATATATCCGCTAAATTATAGCAAACTGAGTAAGGTGTTTCGGTATTCAGAGTAAAGTTTTTGTACGCAGCCTTGTTTCGTAAAAGgtgaacaaataaaatatgcaTCTTACTCGGAAGAGGACAAGGtccaatttatttttggagAATACTTCTTACTTGAAATAGTGGTACATGACGCATAAGACCCCGACAAGCTGTATCACTTGAACAAGTTACTCCAGAGAAATCGCTGAAGAATCGATGGTATCAGTTTCAAATTCTAAGTAAAGTTTGTCTGTAATGCTAGAGGAAACGTTGTGCGTCTTAGGCTCACATACTGTGCCATTAACAAGTTTAGCCACCCTTGCACCTAGAATCCTGAAATTGATATCTTCGAAGTCCATGATGCccagtatcaatttttgcagtCGATTCGTGAGTACCCAGTATTGTTCGTACTCAAGTCCCACCTGAGATCCATTGATGATCTTGGCAGCACTGGCGAATTGTAGGGCGTCGTCATCTTCGAGTAATGTACCCTACATCAGTTcaaaacaattaataatttcaCACTGATATACTAGTGGACGTTGCACGTTACGGAAATAGATTTTCTCAGGATCTGATGTGCTTTGATTTCGAACCATTTAGATTTGAATGAACCGATAACCGTGTCATGCAAACGTACTTACCACATATTCTGATGCCAAGGGATATTGTAAATTCCAGCAGGAAACGACCAACCGGGTTGTGCCTGCGCCAATTAAGACTCCAGAATTGGAATAAACTCGGGCAAGTACCTGACTAGGGAATGTAAAGTTGGTTATGTAGTAAGTTATCGTGTTTCCAGCTGTATTGGAGTTGTGAAAGTCGTCAAGCGTGGCAGCATATCCCTTCTTTGAAGCCAAGGGTGCGAAAAAAAGGTACCCTAGCTCAAAGAAACCTGTAGGTGTTATCTCGACGTTGAAAATACCGAGTTCAAGAGTCACATTCTCCTTGGCCACCGAGAAGACTGTTGCTGTTGGATCTGGAGCGTAAACATTATCGTTTTCCAACCGCCATATGGTTGAACCGTTCCAAATAACAAGACCATATCCTTCTGGGTCCCCGATGTAGAGCTGAAGGAAGAATGGAATTTTGCCGGTTCGAACTTTGTACGCTTACGGATTTTACTTACAAGCAATTGCGCCTGACTTGTAATTTACGAACCCAAGTTTCGTTGCATGAGTCTCCAGAAGTCTCCACGGCTTGTATCTCGAGTCGTCCGTTACTTGTATTCACAGAATTATGCGTTAATTCGTCTGGAATTATGACATGTTCAAGGACTTCGTCTGTTTCCGCGTCAAACGCGATTATCTTGGCAGGGCATGCCGACACGTTTCCTATTTTCCCAGAGTCAACGATCCACAGCCTATTGCAGTTGTCCAACTGCGAAGTAGATACCAAGACTGAGAATGCCATGGCGAAAATCGACAACCGTGAGTCTGGACTGGGGACGATTCTTTCTACTCACGAAAACTCTGTTAACGCTGGTAATGCCGGTGCAATCCGTTGACGTATGCCAATCCCAATTGGGGTAAGGTTCGAGCAATGGACCCCCGTCTCCAGTCTGATTCGAGATCGTTGACAAACTCGCGGGGTTATTGAATAATCTTGGTGTTGTTACCAAAACTCGCTCCCCTAGCAGATGATCAATCGGTTAGTGCGTCATTTTAATAAGAAAAGGTATCTTTTCGCCTCATTCCGATTCGCGTCGAACCGTTTTGCACGCGAACCCATTCCATACAATCATATTCGACCAAGGTATTATTCATCGCGACGCTCGCCAATGTTTTTGACATGGGTGGCATTCAACAGGAGTGATTTTTGATGCGACGTTATTTTACTAGGACATGATTGCACGCAGGTTTTACTTCCAATGTTCTTTAGGACGTGCCTTTCACTGTAATTcatcaaaaatgtaaaataatttgacgGTATCTGCACAACGGTTGAAAAGGTCTAAGTAAGGGTTGAAATCgggtaattttaatttttgcattatatttataatggGTTCGATTGACAAACAATGTTGTCCACAATGATAGGCAGTCAGACGAACTTGACCTGCAGGACATTGGAAATGTCACGTTCTGGTAGAATAACGCCGTATCGGATAATTCCTGTGTAGGATAAATCCTTATCGAATAACACCGTGCAGAATAGTATCAATAATATGCGATGTAGAAGAACAAAATCGTCTCCAATTTGCTCATgtgagaaatgaattttgacgAATCAAAATGAGGTGAATCAGGCTTCATCACATTTCCTTATAaagcggaaaaaaataacagcaaCGATAATTAATAGATCAGGGGAACGCGATGACTGTACTTCATACCTGAGATCTTCGCGAAATCAaatggaataatttttgtgtAATTGTACTCTTCGTTTTTGATCGCCTCCTGCTTTTGCGTGTCATTCTTCCAGACGTAATCTATATATTTCCATTCGTAGAAAGTTTTAAGCTCAACGGCCGACGACCAACCAGCGTACGTCAACATCAGGACCGTTATTATAAGATTCATTTTCTATGCAGCTGTTATTACTATAGCTTCCGTTTAAATTTCTGTTCCTTAACCAGAATCAGGGCAACTGAAAAACATGATTTCGAAGTGACCAGTTGATTTCTACAGGCTTAATTTGTACAGTCCTGGAAAACTTGTGGAACATTATTCTATGCTTACGTCTATGATAGCTAATATACGTACACCTATAACCAATCGAATCATGTTGAAGACTCTATGCAATAtatgaatttcataaaatttcagGTTGTGTACCAGCGCTTCCGGTTTGTTCTAATATCTGCTCACCCGGCAATACTGCTCTTATTCATTTACACAGTTGACGACTATCCGTGAACAACTAACATTCCTACTTCCAGACTGATTCCGCTTTCATGTGTGCTCGGCTGAGGCTAATCTAACGTGATGGCCCCCGCGAAACTCCAAACGAGCACATATTTCTTCATCGTATCATTGAGTCTTGGAACAATGGTACGAGTGGCATTCGTGTGATTAATCAAATACACTTGAGTGAATACGAGAgtgataaatgaatatttgttaattttttttttctaccttgaTAATTA is a window encoding:
- the LOC124298615 gene encoding major royal jelly protein 1-like, whose protein sequence is MNLIITVLMLTYAGWSSAVELKTFYEWKYIDYVWKNDTQKQEAIKNEEYNYTKIIPFDFAKISGERVLVTTPRLFNNPASLSTISNQTGDGGPLLEPYPNWDWHTSTDCTGITSVNRVFLDNCNRLWIVDSGKIGNVSACPAKIIAFDAETDEVLEHVIIPDELTHNSVNTSNGRLEIQAVETSGDSCNETWLYIGDPEGYGLVIWNGSTIWRLENDNVYAPDPTATVFSVAKENVTLELGIFNVEITPTGFFELGYLFFAPLASKKGYAATLDDFHNSNTAGNTITYYITNFTFPSQVLARVYSNSGVLIGAGTTRLVVSCWNLQYPLASEYVGTLLEDDDALQFASAAKIINGSQVGLEYEQYWVLTNRLQKLILGIMDFEDINFRILGARVAKLVNGTVCEPKTHNVSSSITDKLYLEFETDTIDSSAISLE